DNA from Leucobacter aridicollis:
ATCGATTCACTCGCCACGTTGACCGTCGCGTGAGCGCCCAGGCCGCGTGCGAGTTCGAGTCGGGCGTCGCTAATGTCGGTCGCGACGACGTAGCGCGCGCCGACGTGACGGGCGACCGCGACGGACATGAGGCCGATCGGGCCGCAGCCGCTCACGAGCACGTCTTCGCCGACGAGCGGGAAGGCGAGCGCCGTGTGCACCGCGTTCCCGAGCGGGTCAAAGATCGCACCGAGTTCGGGCGAGATCGTGTCGGAGTGCACCCAGACGTTGCTCGCGGGCAGCGACAGGTATTCGGCGAACGCGCCGTCGCGGTGGAGCCCGAGCCCCTTCGTGCGGATGCACATCTGGCGGCGGCCCGCCCGGCAGTTGCGGCAGGTGCCGCAGACGATGTGGCCCTCCCCCGAGACGCGGTCGCCGACGCGCACGTCGCACACGCCCGAGCCGATCTCGACGACCTCGCCGTAGAACTCGTGGCCGGGGATCAGCGGGGCGTCGATGTTATTCGCCGCCCACGCGTCCCATTCCAGGATGTGTAGATCGGTGCCGCAGATCCCCGTGCGGAGGACGCGGATGACGACGTCATCGGGGCCGCATTCGGGATCGGGGACGTCGGTGAGGACGAGGCCCGGCCCCGCCTCAGGTTTCGTGAGTGCTCGCATAGAGCCATTTCGCCACGGATCACACTTCAGAACAAGATGATCTTTCTTTAGTTTTCATTAAGCTAGAGCTAAAGAAAGGGGCCGCATGGAGATCTACCAGCTCGAGATTCTGCGCGAGCTCGGCACGCTTGGCAGCGTGACCGCAGTCGCCGACAGTTTGCGCGTGACGCCCTCCGCGGTCTCGCAGCAGCTGACCGCGCTGCAACGCGGCTTCCGTGCGCCGCTCACCCGTAGAGCCGGGCGCACGCTCGTGCTCACCGAAGCTGGCCACGCGCTCGCCCGGGCCGGCACCGGCGTCATCGAGGCGATGGCGGCGGCAGCGGGCGCGGTCGAGGCATTCGAACAGGAGCCCGCGGGCATCGTCACTGTCAGTGGGTTCCACAGCGCCTCGCAGGCCATCTTCGGCGGGCTACTCGGCGAGTTGCGGAGCGTCGAAGCGGCACCGGATCTCCGGCTGTCCGACGAGGACGTCGCGCAGGAGGAGTTTCCGCTCCTCACCGCGAGCTACGATCTCGTCATCGCTCACAGGCTCGAGCACAGCCCACCGTGGCCCGAGGCGGGGCTGCGCGTCATCCCGCTCGCGCAGGAGCCGCTCGACGTCGCTCTCCCTGCTGGCCACCCGCTCACGGACAAGGATCACCTCACCCCGTCCGACGTCGCCGGTGAGGCGTGGGTGACGAGCCGGGCCGGGTACTCCCCCGACGACCTGCTCGGCGCCATCGCTGCGGTCGCCGATCGCTCGGTCAAGGTGGTCCATCGGATCAACGACTACGGCTCTGTTGCGTCGATCGTCGCGACCGGGGACGCGATCGGGATGGTGCCACGCTACACCGTCGGTTCGGCCCTCGCCGGGCTCGAACTCCGCCCGTTGCGGGGCGTCAACGCGACCCGCGCGATCGACCTGCTCACGCGCCCGGAGACCCTCCACCGCCGCTCCGTCCAGGTGACGGTGACGGCGCTGCGCACGGCGATGAGCCGGCTCGTGCTGGCCGGAGAGGCGCGGCGCTAGAGCTGGCTCGCGGGCACCTCGAACGTGCCGCACGAGGTCGGTCCCTGCTCGTAGCCGGTCATGAACCAGCGCTGGCGCTGCTCGGACGTGCCGTGGGTGAAGCGCTCGGGGTCGACGCGCATGCCCGAGGACTGCATGATGTGGTCGTCACCGACTGCGGCCGCGGCGCTCAGCGCATCGTTGATCTCAGACTGCGTGACAGGCTTCAGGAACGGCACGCCGCTGTCGTCGGTCACGGTCTGGGCGGCGCCGACCCACGCGCCAGCGAAGCAGTCGGCCTGGAGCTCGAGCCGCACCGAGCCCGAGGTCGCACCCGACTCACGCCCAGCCTGGTTCAGCGAGCCGGTGATGTTCGAGATGTGGTGGCCCCACTCGTGCGCGAGCACGTACATCTCGGCGAGCGGACCGCCCGACGCACCGTAGTCCGAGCGCAGCGTGTTGAAGAACGCGGTGTCGACGTAAATCCGCTCCTCCGGCGGGCAGTAGAACGGGCCGGTCGCTGCCGACGCGGTGCCGCACTGCGACTGGGTCTGGCCGCTGAAGAGGGCGACGGGCTGCGGGCCGCGGTAGTTGCCGACCTGGGTGTTCCAGTAGCGGTTGAGCGAGTCGCTCGTCGCAGTCATGCGGCACTCGACATTCGCGTTCGCGTCGGCGCCCGTCTTGCAGTTCTCGACCGCGACGATTTCCTCGCTCGATGAGGCGCTGCCACCGCCGGAGCTCAGCGCCGGCGCGAAGCCCGTGAGATCGACACCGAGGAGCTGCGAGCCGAGAAACAGCACGAGCATCAGCCCGATGCCGCCGCCGCCAACGGCCAAGCCTGTTCGGCGCCCACCGCCGCTGCGCTTCTGCACCTGACTCGTGTCGATGCGAACGTTCTCGTTGAATGTCATGCTCGAATAGTATCCCGTCAGCGGCCCATCGCCCACCGCAGGGTGTCGAGCCCGAGCGTGCCGAGCGCGAGCGCACGATCGTGGAACGATGCGAGCGTGAATCCGGGCTCCCGTTCCGCTGCCGACCGAAGCTCAAGCCACTGCCGCTCGCCCACCTTGTAGGAGCTCGCCTGGCCCGGCCAGCCGAGGTACCGCAGCACCTCGAATTGGAGCGCTTCGGGGCGCATCGTCACGTTGCGCGCCATGAAGTCAGAGACCCGCTCCGCCGTCCACACGCCGCCGTCGGGGGCGCGCTTGCCGAGGTGCAGGCCGATGTCGACGACCACGCGTGCTGCTCGCATCCGCTGCGCGTCGAGCATGCCAAGGCGGGCTCCGGGATCCTCGAGGAATCCGAGCTCGACCATGAGGCGCTCGGCGTAGAGTGCCCAACCTTCGAGGTGTCCGGACGATCCCGCCCGGGTGCGCCGCCAGGCGTTCAATGTGCCGCGGCGAGCGACCGCCCCGCCGAGCTGCAGGTGATGGCCGGGCACTCCCTCGTGGTACACCGTGGTGAGCTCTCGCCAGGTTCGAAACTCGGTCACGCCGGAAGGAACGGTCCACCACATGCTGCCGGGCCTGGCGAAGTCGTCGCTGGGCGCCGTGTAGTAGATCCCACCCTCCCTTGTCGGTGCGATGCGGCAGTCGAGCCTGCGGAGTTCTCCCGGGATCGCGAACACCGTCCCGTCGAGCGCGTCAATGGCCTCGTCGCTCCGCTCCTGCAGCCACCGCTGGAGGGCGTCCTCCCCGTGGATGATGTTTCGGGGATCCCGGTCGAGCAGGGCGATCGCCTCCGCGGGCGACGCTCCCGGCGCGATTGCTTCGGCCACCGACCGCTGCTCGGCGGCAATGCTGTCGATCTCGGCGAGCGCCCACTCGTAAGTCTCGTCGGCGTCGATGTCGGTGCCGAGGAAGTCACGGGCGGCAAGTGCGTAGTGGTCTCGACCAACTGCGTCGGCAGCGTTGGCCGTCGGCGCGAGCTGCTCACGCAGGTAACGGGCGAACGATGCGTAGGCGTCTGCAGCGCCAGCGGCTCCCTCGCCCAGCTCGGCCACCAGCGCGCGGCCGGGCGAAGGCCAGGTCTGGGCCGCGTCGCTGGCGGCCTCACCGAGTCGCGGGAAGTACTCGGCCGCGAACCGATCTGCCTGCGCGGCGACCGCGAGCACCTGCCGCCGGGCGGGCCCGTTGCCGCGCGCGGCGCCACGTTCCAGGGACTGCACATACCCCGACAGCGCCGCGGGAACCGCCGCGAGGCGCCTGGCAATCGCTTCCCAGTCATCCTCAGTCTCTCGCGGCATCAGATCGAACGCCTGGCGTATGAGTTGCGCGGGCGTTTCAAGCACCGTCAGGTCCCGCAGCGCGAGGCCCGCCTCGACGCGGGTAACGTGAATGTCGAGACGATCGCGCAGTTCGCGCACCGTGACCTCGTCGGTCTCGTCCGCGGGGGCCGCGCACTCCAGGTCCGCACGCACCGCACGAGCTTCAGCGGCCGCCTGGGCCGCGCCGTCCGGCGAGTAGTCGCCGAAAGTCGTCGCCGATGCGGCTCGCCCAAGCTTGGTGCCGAGCACCGGGTCGAGCGTGACCTCGGTGTCGAGCCACCGCTCGGCGAGAGCGTCAATGGCCGTGGGCTGCCGAGCGTCTGAGATCGCTCCGAGTCGCTGCTGGGGGCTCATGGTCCGGTCGCCTTTCTGCGGCCCCGGTGTGGGCGCCGCTGGGCTGGGAGATTAGTCTGTGGGGGTGAGCAAGGAACGAGACGCCCCGAACGCCGAGGTCGCTGCGCTGGGTCGCGAGCTGCGCGACGAGCGCCAGCGACAGGGATTGAGCCTGAATGCGTTGAGCCAGCGCTCGGGTGTCAGCTTCGGGCTGATCAGCCAGCTTGAACGCGGGCTTGGCAATCCGTCGTTCCTCGCGCTGAAGCGGCTCGCCGAGGCGCTCGGGATCCCGATCTCGCGGTTCCTGGAGGGCGGCGCCGACCGCGACGACCTTGTCGTGCGCGCCGACGAGCGCACGCTGCTTCCGGTCCTTGAGAGCGAGCCCGAAAGCCAGCTCGTCGTGCGTGAGCTGCTCACGCCCGGCCGGAGGTCGTCGCTGCAGGTGATTCGCAGCACGCTGCCGCCTGGCTTCACGAACGAGGGCAAGGCGTTCCGGCATCTGGGGACCGAGTGCGTCGTCGTCGAGTCCGGCACGCTCACCGTCGTGCACGGCGAGCGCCGAGTTGTGCTTGAGCCGGGCGACGCCATGACCTATCCGTGCTCGGTCCCGCACTGGTGGGCGAACACGACGACGGAGCCGTGCGTCGTGCTCGGGGCAGTGACCCCGTTCGAGCAGTAACCCTGACGGGCGGCTCATCGCTCAGCCGCCCGCCGTTCGTCAAGGGCAAGATCGAGCAGCCTCGCGAGTTCGTCGATCGGTCGCGCGTGGTCGTCGGCGCGCAGATCGATCGCGAGAGGCGCGTCCCCGGCCGCCGTCACGCCCAGCGGCGTGGTTGGGTCGCTCGGAAGCGGGTCGACATCCGCCGGATCGACCGCGGTGGGGGCGACCCCGACGAGCAGCGCAGCCGACTGCCTGCCGCGAAGGTCTCCGCCTGCAGCGTCGCCTGCGGCGAGCGCCGCGAGCACGCGGCGCGAGAAGCCAGCGAGGGCCCGTTCGCCAGCCACGCCGTCATCGTCGGGTGCGCCCTCGAATGCAGCGACCATGGCGGCGAGCACCCCCCGGCCGGGCAGGAGATTGCCGAGCACGACGAACCCCTCACCAGTCTCGCTTCCCGCCCACGCGGTGCAGGCATCGCCAGTGTGCGCTGAGACGGCGCCGTCCGCCGTCACGACCGCGGCCTGCCGCCACGCTGCGCCGGAATCCCAGTCGGGGATGCGCGCGATAGCAGTTGCCGGCGACGCCCCCGAGGCGACAGCGTCGAGCAGCAGCCCGCGCAGGGATCGGTTCGTGTAGGCCTGACTTGCTGCGGCCCCGACGCCGACCCGCAGGGCCGGCACGCCCGCGCCGACGGCGAGCGAGCGGCTCGCCGTAGCCGCGGCGAGTAGACCCCTCGTTGGGTCGCTCGCCAGGATGGTAAATGTCATGTCGCTGCTTCCTCGGGTTGACGCGAGCCCGTTTTCGATGTTGACTATCGCAATAATGATGATTCCATCATAAAAATGATAATTCCGCCCACTCACGCAGAGGATCAGTGCCGATGAAGTCACGCACACTACTCCCAGGAGTCGCCCTGCTGGGCGCCCTCGTTCTCGCCGGCTGTTCGACCGGCACCGCCGTCGACCTCGATGGCGGCGGCACCGGCGGCGCCTCCGGCGCCGTGCTGACGGCGGCAATCGCTGGCGAGCCGGATCAGCTCGACCCGCACAAGACCACCGCCTACTTCTCATTTGAGGTGCTCGAGAACGTCTTTGACACGCTCGTGCAGCCCGACGAGAACCTCGAAATGCAGCCGGCACTCGCGGAGAGCTGGGATCTGAGCGACGACCAGCTCACCTGGACATTCCATCTGCGCGAAGGCGTGACGTTCCACGACGGCTCGCCGTTTACCTCCGCGGACGTCGCATACTCGCTGAACCGGATCATCGACGACGAGCTTGCCAACGCCTGGCGGCTCAGCGCGATCACCGGGATCGAGACGCCAGACGACACGACCGTCGTCATCTCGGTCGCGCAGCCCACCCCGAACCTACTGTCGAGCCTCGGCGGGTTCAAGGGCATGGCGATTGTGCAGCGCGAGAACGTCGAGAGCGGCGACATCACCACCAAGCCAATCGGCACGGGCCCCTTCTCCCTCACGAGCTACACCCAGGGCGACAGCATCAAGCTTGCCGCGAACCCGGACTACTGGGCTGGCGCGCCCAAGGTCGGCGGCGTGAACTTTTCCTTCCTGTCCGAAGGCAACACTGCGATCGCCGCGCTGAAGAGCGGGGAGATCGACTGGACCGACTCGATTCCCGCCCAGCAGATCGAGCAGCTGAGCGGCGACTCCGCCCTCGAGATCGGCGTCGAACCGAGCACGGACTACTGGTACCTCGCGCTGAACGAAGGGCACGAGCCATACGGTGACGTTCGCGTGCGCCAGGCCATCGCCTACGCCATCGACCGGGAGGCGATCGCCCAGGTCACGAGCTACGGGACCGCCACGACGAACCAGCTCGCGATCCCCGAGCAGAGCGCCTGGTACACCGAGTTCGACGAGTTCAGCACCGATATCGACGAGTCCAAGAAGCTGCTCGCTGAGGCAGGAGTCGATGGTTCGACGCTCACGCTGGATCTGCTCGCCTCCTCGGACTACCCGGAGACCGTCACCGCCGCGCAGGTGATCGCCGACAACCTCGCGCCGCTCGGGATCGATGTCTCGATCCGGCAGCCCGATTTCGCCACCTGGCTCGACGAGCAGAACAGCGGCAACTTCGACATGCTCATGATGGCCTGGCTCGGCAACATCGATCCTGACGACTTCTACTACGCGCAGCACCATTCGAAGGGCGCAAGCAATGCGCAGGGGTACAGCAACCCCAAGGTCGACGAGCTGCTCGACGCCGGACGGACCGAGACCGACGTCGACGCCCGCAAGAAGCTCTACGACGAGGCCGCGGCCCTCATCGCCCAGGAGGCAAGCTACATCTACCTCTACAACCCCTCGGTCGTGCAGGCCTGGCTGCCCGCCGTTGAGGGGTACGAGGTGCGCAGCGACCGCGCCGTCCGCTTCAAGGATGTGAGCCTCGCCGAATGACGTCCACGCTGACGAGCCGCGTCACCGGCTCGGCAACCCTGCGCTTCCTCGGGAAGCGACTCCTTCACACCGTCGTCGTGCTTCTCGGCGTCCTTGTGCTGGTGTTCACGCTGATCCACCTGGTGCCGGGCGACCCTGTCCGGATCGCGCTCGGCACCCGGTACACCCAGGAATCGTACGATGCGCTGCGGGCCGCCTCAGGGCTCGACCGCCCGCTCATCGAGCAGTTCTTCGCATACGTCGGCCACGCGCTCACGGGTGATCTCGGCGTCAGCTTCCGAAACGGCCAGCCTGTCACCGAGATCCTGCTCGAGCGGCTCCCCGCGACATTGTCGCTCGCCGGCGTCGGCATGCTCATTGCGCTGCTCATCTCGATCCCAGCCGGAACGTTCTCGGCGCTGAAGGAGGGCACCGTCGGCGACGGCATCGTCCGAGTGTTCAGCCAGTTTGGCGTCTCGATCCCTGATTTCTGGATGGGCATGCTGCTCATCACGCTGTTCTCGACGATCCTGGGCTGGCTGCCGCCGTCAGGGTACGTCGCGTTCGGCGAGGATCCGGGCGAGTGGCTCAGGCGCGTGTTCACCCCCGCGCTGACCGTCGGCCTCGTCGCCGGCTCGATCATGACGCGCTACGTCCGCGGTGCGGTGCTTGAGGTCGCCGAGGCAGCGTACGTCCGCACGGCACGCTCGAAGGGGCTGCGGCCCGCGGTCGTGACGGGCGTGCACATCGCTCGCAACGCGTTCATCCCGATCCTCACGATCACCGGCATTCAGCTTGCAACGATGCTCGGCGGCGTACTCGTCGTCGAGGTCGTGTTCGCGTGGCCGGGACTCGGCCGGCTCGTCTACGACTCGGTCGCCTCGCGCGATTACCCGGTCGTGCAAGGGGCGGTGCTGCTCATCGCCATCGCGTTCCTCGTCGTCAACCTCGTTGTCGACGCACTGTATGCCCTCATCGACCCGAGGATCCGACTGTCATGACCGCTCCAGACACCGTCGCACTCGCGACCGCGCCCACACGCGCTGATGGCAGCCGCCCATCGGCGTTCCAACTGTTCCTCCGAAGCCCGGTGAGCGTCGTAGGCAGCATCGTGCTCCTCGTGATGATCGCCGCTGCGCTGCTCGGGCCGGCGCTCGCGCCCTACGGCGTGAACGAGACCGACATCGCCGGCGCGCTCAAGGCGCCGAGCGCCGAGCACTGGTTCGGGACCGATGACCTCGGGCGAGACGTGTTCTCGCGCGTCGTGATCGCCGCGCAGGTATCGCTGCGCGTTGCCGTCATCAGCGTCGCCATCGCGCTCGTGCTGGGGGTGCTCCTCGGCATCGTGTCAGGCTACGCGGGCGGCTGGGCCGACGGCGTGCTCATGCGAATCGTTGACGTGATGTTCGCGTTCCCGATGCTCATCCTCGCGCTCGCGATCGTCGCGGTGCTCGGTCCCGGCGCGAACACGGCGACAATCGCTATCGGTGTCGTCTACGTCCCGATCTTCGCCCGCGTCGCCAGAGCCAGCACGCTCAGCGTGCGCTCGGAGCCCTTCGTCCGCGCGTCGCAGACGATGGGGACGGGCGCCGGCAGGATTCTCGTGAAGCACATCCTCCCGAACATCTCGGGGCCGATCATCGTGCAAACCTCGCTCTCCCTTGCGTTCGCGATCCTCTCCGAGGCCGCGCTCTCGTTCCTCGGGCTCGGCGTGCAGCCGCCGCAGCCCTCGTGGGGTCGCATGCTCTTCGAAGCGCAATCGTTTCTGGGTACAGCCTGGTGGCTCGCGGTGTTCCCGGGCCTCGCGATCTTTCTCACCGTGCTGTCCTGCAACCTCGTCGGCGACGGCCTCCGCGACGTCCTCGACCCCAAGCAGCGCAGCGTCATCGAATCAAGGAGCGCTCGCCGATGAGCCACACAGACACCCCCGTCCTCTCCGTGCAGGACCTGCGCGTCACCATCGGAGGAACCGAGCTCGTGCACGGCGTCTCATTCGACGTCCACGACGGGCAGACCGTCGGCATCGTCGGTGAATCCGGCTCCGGCAAGTCGCTGAGCGTGCTCAGCGCGACCCGCCTGCTCGATCTCCCGCACCAGCGGGTGACCGGGCGGTCGCTGCTCCGCGGCGACGACCTCGTCACCGCCCCCAAAGCGCGGCTCAGGCGCGTGCACGGCCCGGAGATCGGGTTCGTCTTCCAGGACCCGAGCACGTCACTGAATCCGCTCCTCACGCTCGAACGGCAGCTCACGGAGGGCCCCGAGACGCACCTCAGGCTCAGCCATCGCGCGGCACGCACGCGGGCGATCGAGCTGCTGGAGGCCGTCGGGCTTCCCGATCCTGAACGCCAGCTGCAGTCCTACCCGCATCAGCTCTCCGGCGGTCAGCGCCAGCGCGTGATGATCGCGATCGCGCTCGCCTGCGACCCGTCGCTACTCATTGCGGATGAGCCGACGACGGCGCTTGACGTCACGACGCAGGCGCAGATCATCGACCTCGTCCGGGAGATGCAGCGCGAACGCGGCATGGCGGTCGTCTGGATCAGCCACGACCTCGGCGTGATCGGGCAGGTCGCGACCGACGTCACCGTGCTCTTCCGCGGCGACGCGGTCGAACAGCGGCCGGTGCTCGACCTCTTCGACCGGCCCGAGCACGATTACACGAAGCGGCTCCTCGCGAGCCGGCCGTCACTGTCGAGTCCGCCGCCCGAGCCCGCACCAGCCGACGCTGCACCCGTGCTCGAGGTCTCCGACCTCAACATCAGGTTCCCGGTGAAGTCAAAGACTGGCACCACCTGGGTGCACGCGGTGCGAGACGTGAGCTTCACCATCGCCCGCGGGACGACGCTCGGGCTCGTTGGCGAGTCAGGGTCCGGCAAGTCGACGATCGCCGGTGCGCTCACCGGCCAGGTGTCGCCCGAGAGCGGCTCCGTCTCCCTCGCGGGCTCCGACGTGCTCGCCGCCCGCGGGGGCGAGCTGCGCGGGATCCGCCGACGGCTGGCGATGGTCTTCCAGGACCCCTTCTCTGCGCTGAACCCGCGCACGACAGTATCCGAGGCGATCTCTGAGCCGCTCATCGTGCACGGCCTGCGCGACGGCAAGCGCGCCCGCGCTGCACGCGTCGCGGAGCTCCTCGAACAGGTCCATCTGCCGGCATCGTTCGCGTCGCGCTACCCGCACGAGATGTCTGGCGGCCAGCGGCAGCGGGTCTGCATTGCGCGCGCGCTCGCCTGCGAGCCGGAACTCCTGATCCTCGACGAGTCGACCGCGTCGCTCGACGTTTCGATCCAGGCCGATGTCATGGCGCTGCTCAAGCATCTCCAGCGCGAGCTCGGCTTGGCCTACCTCTTCATCGCGCACGACCTCGCCGTCGTGCACGAGATGAGCCACGAGGTCATGGTGATGCGCCGTGGCGAGATCGTTGAGGCGGGCCCGAGCGAGGCCCTCTACGGAGCGCCCCAGCACGAGTACACGCGGTCGCTACTCGCCGCGATCCCGCCGACCCGGCCCGCGGCTGCCCTGAGTTAGAAGATCGACCAGTCGGTGCGTGCCGTGAGCTCGGCGAGCGCCGTCATGCCCGTCAGCGAGTTCCCCGAGCCGTCGAGGCCGGGCCCCCAGACGCAGATCGAGCACACGTCGGGGACGATCGCAAGGATCCCGCCGCCAACGCCAGACTTCCCGGGCAGGCCAACCCGGTAGGCGAACTCGCCGGCCGCGTCGTAGAACCCCGAGGTCAGCATCACCGCGTTCACGCGGCGGGCCTGGTTTGAGCTCAACAGCCGGCTGCCGTCCGCGCGCACCCCGCGCCGGGCGAGGAACGCTCCGGCCGCGGCGAGATCCTCGCAGGTCATCGCGATCGCGCACTGCTCGACGTAGCGCGCGAGCACAGCATCGACGTTGTTGGTGAGGTTCCCGAAGCTGCGCAGCAGGTGCGCGATCGACGAGTTTCTGTCCGAGTGGCTGAGCTCGGACGCCGCGGTCAGCGCGTCAACGGAGATCTCTGGGTTGCCCGACTCGGCGCGGACGAACTCGAGCACGGGCGACTGCTCGCCAGGCGTCAGACTCAATAGGTGATCGGCGACGACCAGGGCGCCCGCGTTCATGAACGGGTTGCGCGGGATACCGCGCTTGTACTCGAGCTGGGCGAGCGAGTTGAATGCGGCGCCGGACGGCTCCCGATTCACGCGCTGCCAGATCTCGTCGCCGTCGCCGGCCATGACGAGCGCGAGTGAGAACACCTTCGAGATACTCTGGATCGAGAAGTCGACCGCGGCGTCGCCGGCGGCGAACCGCTCGCCGTCTGTCGTCATGACGGCGATGCCGAACTGGTCGGGGTCCACTGCCGCGAGACGGGGGATGTAGTCGGCGACGCTGCCGCCACCCATGACCGGCCGAACGGCCTCGTACACTTCGTCAAGCACGCCCTGCAGATCACTCGTCATAGTGCGACAAGTTTATCGAAAATTCCCTGCTCACTCCAGGTTTTTCGCAAAGCGATCCGTCGCACGGACGAGCGCGTCGACGATGCCAGGCTCGCTCGCAGCGTGCCCCGCATCGGCCACCATGTCGATCGAGGCCTCGGGCCACGCGCGGTGCAGATCCCACGCGGTGCGCGCCGGCGTACAGACGTCGTAACGCCCCTGCACGATCGCGCCGGGGATACCTGCGAGCTTGCCCGCGTTCGCGATGAGCTGCCCGTCCTCAAACCACCCTCCGTTCGAGAAGAAGTGGTTCTCGATGCGCGCGAACGCGACCGCGCCGGCGACGTCCGCGCGTGCCTCCGCGATGACGTCGGCGTCGGGGATCAGGCGCACGGTCGCGTTCTCCCAGACCGTCCAGGCGACGCCCGCAGGCACGTGGACCGCCGGGTCAGGATCGGTGAGCCGCCGGCGGTAGGCCGCGACGAGGTCGCCGCGCTCGCCTTCGGGGATCGCCGCGAGGTACTCCTCCCAGACGTCGGGGAAGAGGTGCGAGGCGCCGTCTTGATAGAACCAGTCGATCTCACTTTTGCGCAGCGTGAAGATGCCGCGCACGACGAGCTCCGTGACCCGCTCCGGGTGCGTCTGCGCGTATGCGAGCGAGAGCGTCGACCCCCAGGAGCCGCCAAACACGAGCCACTTGTCGATGCCGAGGTGCTCGCGGAGGCGCTCGATGTCGGCGACGAAGTGCCAGGTGGTGATCGCCGACATGTCGGCGTCTGGCGCGCTCACGTGCGGCGTGGAGCGCCCGCTGCCGCGCTGCTGCAGCAGCACGATGCGGTAGCGCTCAGGGTCGAAGTAGCGGCGGTAGTCGGCGGACAGCACGCCGCCGGGGCCGCCGTGCAGAAAGATGGCAGGCTTCCCGTCGGGATTTCCGCAGACTTCCCAGTAGACCTCGTGGCCGTCGCCGACCGGGAGCATTCCCTGATCGTACGGCTCGATGGGCGGGTAGAGCGTGCGCAGTTCAGTCATTCCCCCACTCTAGAACGCCGAGCGTCCACACGTTCAGTACTTGGCCTTGCTAGGTAGCGGTACTTAGTGTTACTTTATAGCGGTAGTCACTCACGCTAAGTAGAGGAGGTTGAGGTTGGCAAACCAACTCACCGAAATGCTCAAGGGCACCCTCGAGGGGATCGTCCTCGCGTTTCTCGCCACAGACCCGGCGTACGGGTACGAGATCACCACTCGCCTGCGGGACGAGGGATTCGAGGACATTGCCGAGGGCACGGTGTACGCGCTCCTCGTGCGCATCGAACAGCGGGGGCTCGTCGATGTCGCGAAGGTCCCGTCTGAGAAGGGGCCGCCCCGCAAGGTCTACTCCATCAACGAGGCCGGGCACGCTCAGCTCGCAGAGTTCTGGCAGACGTGGAGCTTCCTCGCCGGCCGCATCGAACAGCTCCGCCCCACCGCGTAGCCAGACACCACACACGAACAGACACACACGTATTCAAGGAGAACATCATGGCCGCAAAGTGGATTGAAATGCTCACCGGTTCACTCGAGCAGAAGAAGCAGTACCGGGAGCACATGGCTCGCCTCGACGCCCTCCCCGCGCCATACGGCGAGGCGGCGAAGGCCGTTCAGCGCTACCTCACCTACGCGGGCGCCGCGGAGGACGGCGACACCCTCGTCACGATGATCGGCGACCACGTCGATCTCTGGGAGCGCGCGGCGGTGGACGGCACCCCCGTCCGAGCGATCGTCGGCGACAACCCGGTCGAGTTCGCCGAGGAGTTCGCGAGGGCCTACGCGGGCAAGCAGTGGATCGACCGCGAGCGGAACCGCCTCACGCAGGCGATCGCCGCCGCCGAGGCGAAACAGCAGGGCGGGCAGGAGTCATGACCGGCCCGCACCAGCCCGAACCCGCCATCCAGGTCGCGGGAATCACGAAGGCGTTCGGTGAGCTCGCCGTGCTTCGCGGTGTTGACTTCGAAGTGCGGCCGGGAAGCATCTTCGCACTGCTCGGCTCGAACGGCGCCGGAAAGACCACGCTCGTTCGCATCCTCTCGACGCTCACCGCCGCCGACGCGGGCAGCGCCACGGTCGCGGGCCACAGCGT
Protein-coding regions in this window:
- the ypfJ gene encoding KPN_02809 family neutral zinc metallopeptidase; amino-acid sequence: MTFNENVRIDTSQVQKRSGGGRRTGLAVGGGGIGLMLVLFLGSQLLGVDLTGFAPALSSGGGSASSSEEIVAVENCKTGADANANVECRMTATSDSLNRYWNTQVGNYRGPQPVALFSGQTQSQCGTASAATGPFYCPPEERIYVDTAFFNTLRSDYGASGGPLAEMYVLAHEWGHHISNITGSLNQAGRESGATSGSVRLELQADCFAGAWVGAAQTVTDDSGVPFLKPVTQSEINDALSAAAAVGDDHIMQSSGMRVDPERFTHGTSEQRQRWFMTGYEQGPTSCGTFEVPASQL
- a CDS encoding helix-turn-helix domain-containing protein, which translates into the protein MSKERDAPNAEVAALGRELRDERQRQGLSLNALSQRSGVSFGLISQLERGLGNPSFLALKRLAEALGIPISRFLEGGADRDDLVVRADERTLLPVLESEPESQLVVRELLTPGRRSSLQVIRSTLPPGFTNEGKAFRHLGTECVVVESGTLTVVHGERRVVLEPGDAMTYPCSVPHWWANTTTEPCVVLGAVTPFEQ
- the tdh gene encoding L-threonine 3-dehydrogenase gives rise to the protein MRALTKPEAGPGLVLTDVPDPECGPDDVVIRVLRTGICGTDLHILEWDAWAANNIDAPLIPGHEFYGEVVEIGSGVCDVRVGDRVSGEGHIVCGTCRNCRAGRRQMCIRTKGLGLHRDGAFAEYLSLPASNVWVHSDTISPELGAIFDPLGNAVHTALAFPLVGEDVLVSGCGPIGLMSVAVARHVGARYVVATDISDARLELARGLGAHATVNVASESIQDAQTQLGMREGFDIGFEMSGASPALPGMLENMNHGGRIAMLGLPTAEFAVDWAKVVTHMITLKGIYGREMFETWNAMAAMLETSEQLRERITSVIADTIPARDWERGFAAARSATTGKIILDWTEL
- a CDS encoding LysR family transcriptional regulator, translated to MEIYQLEILRELGTLGSVTAVADSLRVTPSAVSQQLTALQRGFRAPLTRRAGRTLVLTEAGHALARAGTGVIEAMAAAAGAVEAFEQEPAGIVTVSGFHSASQAIFGGLLGELRSVEAAPDLRLSDEDVAQEEFPLLTASYDLVIAHRLEHSPPWPEAGLRVIPLAQEPLDVALPAGHPLTDKDHLTPSDVAGEAWVTSRAGYSPDDLLGAIAAVADRSVKVVHRINDYGSVASIVATGDAIGMVPRYTVGSALAGLELRPLRGVNATRAIDLLTRPETLHRRSVQVTVTALRTAMSRLVLAGEARR
- a CDS encoding DUF1028 domain-containing protein translates to MTFTILASDPTRGLLAAATASRSLAVGAGVPALRVGVGAAASQAYTNRSLRGLLLDAVASGASPATAIARIPDWDSGAAWRQAAVVTADGAVSAHTGDACTAWAGSETGEGFVVLGNLLPGRGVLAAMVAAFEGAPDDDGVAGERALAGFSRRVLAALAAGDAAGGDLRGRQSAALLVGVAPTAVDPADVDPLPSDPTTPLGVTAAGDAPLAIDLRADDHARPIDELARLLDLALDERRAAER
- a CDS encoding DUF885 domain-containing protein; the protein is MSPQQRLGAISDARQPTAIDALAERWLDTEVTLDPVLGTKLGRAASATTFGDYSPDGAAQAAAEARAVRADLECAAPADETDEVTVRELRDRLDIHVTRVEAGLALRDLTVLETPAQLIRQAFDLMPRETEDDWEAIARRLAAVPAALSGYVQSLERGAARGNGPARRQVLAVAAQADRFAAEYFPRLGEAASDAAQTWPSPGRALVAELGEGAAGAADAYASFARYLREQLAPTANAADAVGRDHYALAARDFLGTDIDADETYEWALAEIDSIAAEQRSVAEAIAPGASPAEAIALLDRDPRNIIHGEDALQRWLQERSDEAIDALDGTVFAIPGELRRLDCRIAPTREGGIYYTAPSDDFARPGSMWWTVPSGVTEFRTWRELTTVYHEGVPGHHLQLGGAVARRGTLNAWRRTRAGSSGHLEGWALYAERLMVELGFLEDPGARLGMLDAQRMRAARVVVDIGLHLGKRAPDGGVWTAERVSDFMARNVTMRPEALQFEVLRYLGWPGQASSYKVGERQWLELRSAAEREPGFTLASFHDRALALGTLGLDTLRWAMGR